The genomic window ATTTCAGCAGGACATAGCCGCCACGCAGCAGTACTTCGACAGTCCGCGGTTCGACGGAATCATCCGGCTCTATACCGCCCGGCAAGTGGTCGAACAGCGCGGCACGATCCCCAACGACTACACGGTGGCGCGTGAGGCGGCGGGCCCGTTCTATGACCGGCTGCGCGAATTGTTCGCGGCCGGCAAGAGCGTCACCACCTTCGGGCCCTATTCACCGGGGCAGGCCGTGACGATGAAGCGCATGGGCATCGAGGCCATCTATCTGGGCGGGTGGGCCACCTCAGCTAAGGGCTCCACCAACGAAGACCCGGGCCCCGACCTGGCCAGTTACCCACTGAGCCAGGTGCCTGACGATGCTGCGGTGCTGGTGCGCGCACTACTGACCGCCGACCGTAACCAGGAGTATCAGCGGCTGCACATGAGCGAACGGCAGCGTGCCCTGGTGCCGAGCTACGACTTCCGGCCGTTCATCATCGCCGATGCCGACACGGGCCACGGCGGTGATCCGCACGTGCGCAATCTCGTTCGACGCTTCGTCGAAATCGGCGTGCCGGGTTACCACATCGAAGACCAGCGTCCGGGCACCAAGAAGTGTGGCCACCAGGGCGGCAAGGTGCTGGTGCCCTCCGACGAACAGATCAAGCGTCTCAACGCCGCCCGTTTCCAGCTCGATGTGATGCGGGTGCCAGGCATCATTGTGGCCCGTACCGATGCGGAGGCGGCCAACCTGCTCGACAGCCGCGCCGACGAGCGTGACCAGCCTTTCCTGCTCGGGGCCACCAACCTCGACATCCCGTCCTACAAATCGTGCTTCCTGGCGATGATGCGCCGGTTCTACGAGTTGGGTGTCAAAGAACTCAACGGGCACATGCTCTACGCGATGGCCGAAGACGAGTACGCCGGCGCCAACGCGTGGCTCGAGCGTCAAGGACTGATGGGCGTGATTTCCGACGCGGTCAATTCGTGGCGGGACAACGGCCAGGAGAACATCGACGATTTCTATGACCAGGTGGAGTCACGCTTCGTGGCCGCGTGGGAGGACGACGCCGGGTTGATGACTTACGGCGAGGCCGTGGCCGATGTGCTCGCCTTCGGGGAAAGCGAAGGCGAACCCGTCGGCATGACCGCCGACCAGTGGCGGGAATTCGCCAGCCGAGCCTCGTTGTTCTCCGCCCGTCAGAAAGCGAAGCAGATGGGCGTCGATCCTGGTTGGGACTGCGAGTTGGCAAAGACTCCGGAAGGTTATTATCAGATCCGCGGCGGGATTCCGTACGCGATCGCCAAGTCGTTGGCTGTGGCGCCTTTCGCCGACATTCTCTGGATGGAGACCAAGACCGCCGATCTGGCCGACGCCCGCCAGTTCGCCGAGGCGATCCACGCGGAGTTCCCGGAGAAGATGCTGGCTTACAACCTCTCACCCTCCTTCAACTGGGACACCACCGGCATGACCGACGAGGAAATGCGGCAATTCCCAGCAGAATTGGGGAAGATGGGCTTCGTCTTCAACTTCATCACCTACGGCGGGCACCAGATTGACGGCGTTGCCGCCGAGGAATTCGCCGGATCACTGCGGCAGGACGGCATGCTCGCCCTGGCTCGCCTGCAACGCAAGATGCGCCTGGTCGAATCGCCCTATCGCACGCCGCAAACTTTGGTCGGAGGGCCACGCAGCGATGCGGCCCTGGCGGCTTCGTCTGGCCGGACGGCG from Mycobacterium kubicae includes these protein-coding regions:
- the aceA gene encoding isocitrate lyase ICL2, whose amino-acid sequence is MAIAETDTEVQTPIQQKFQQDIAATQQYFDSPRFDGIIRLYTARQVVEQRGTIPNDYTVAREAAGPFYDRLRELFAAGKSVTTFGPYSPGQAVTMKRMGIEAIYLGGWATSAKGSTNEDPGPDLASYPLSQVPDDAAVLVRALLTADRNQEYQRLHMSERQRALVPSYDFRPFIIADADTGHGGDPHVRNLVRRFVEIGVPGYHIEDQRPGTKKCGHQGGKVLVPSDEQIKRLNAARFQLDVMRVPGIIVARTDAEAANLLDSRADERDQPFLLGATNLDIPSYKSCFLAMMRRFYELGVKELNGHMLYAMAEDEYAGANAWLERQGLMGVISDAVNSWRDNGQENIDDFYDQVESRFVAAWEDDAGLMTYGEAVADVLAFGESEGEPVGMTADQWREFASRASLFSARQKAKQMGVDPGWDCELAKTPEGYYQIRGGIPYAIAKSLAVAPFADILWMETKTADLADARQFAEAIHAEFPEKMLAYNLSPSFNWDTTGMTDEEMRQFPAELGKMGFVFNFITYGGHQIDGVAAEEFAGSLRQDGMLALARLQRKMRLVESPYRTPQTLVGGPRSDAALAASSGRTATTKAMGKGSTQHQHLVQTEVPKKLLEEWLALWSEYYQLGEKLSVQLRPRRPGSDVLELGIHGANGEQLANVVVDPIKDRHGRSILQVRDQNTFAEKLRQKRLMTLIHLWLVHRFKADAVYYVSPTEDNLYQTSKMKSHGIFSEVYQEVGEIIVAEVNRPRIAELLAPDRVALRRLITKED